The following coding sequences are from one Triticum aestivum cultivar Chinese Spring chromosome 5A, IWGSC CS RefSeq v2.1, whole genome shotgun sequence window:
- the LOC123101287 gene encoding NDR1/HIN1-like protein 1, producing the protein MGKDCGNHHHDHFRNGCRRLLKVLLGLAFIVAVIALIVYLVLRPTHPGFFLQDASLRQLDLSNSSGLLSTSLQITVASRNPNDRVGVYYDRLDVYASYKDQQITVAASLPAVYQGHGDVDVWSPVLDGPNVPFAPYLASAISQDCQAGHLVLHVKIDGRVRCKVGSWISGHYHLFVTCRVNYTIVPQLGPWWRIDTSFEKFYMSVPCLDRTVANRAKLCICTY; encoded by the coding sequence ATGGGCAAGGACTGCGGCAACCACCACCACGACCACTTCCGGAACGGCTGCCGGCGCCTCCTGAAAGTGCTCCTGGGCCTGgccttcatcgtcgccgtcatcgcccTCATCGTCTACCTGGTGCTCCGCCCCACCCACCCGGGCTTTTTCCTCCAGGATGCCTCCCTCCGGCAGCTCGACCTCTCCAACTCCTCGGGCCTCCTCTCCACCTCCCTCCAGATCACCGTAGCCTCCCGCAACCCCAACGACCGCGTCGGTGTCTACTACGACCGCCTCGACGTCTACGCCTCCTACAAGGACCAGCAGATCACCGTCGCCGCCTCGCTCCCGGCGGTCTACCAGGGCCACGGCGACGTCGACGTATGGTCACCAGTGCTCGACGGGCCCAACGTGCCCTTCGCGCCGTACCTCGCCAGCGCCATCTCCCAGGACTGCCAGGCCGGCCACCTCGTGCTCCATGTCAAGATCGACGGCCGCGTCAGGTGTAAGGTCGGCAGCTGGATCTCTGGCCACTACCACCTCTTCGTCACCTGCCGAGTTAATTACACgatagtaccacaattggggccgTGGTGGCGAATTGATACCAGTTTTGAAAAATTTTACATGTCAGTACCATGTTTGGACCGAACCGTGGCAAATCGGGCTAAACTTTGTATTTGTACGTATTGA